The following nucleotide sequence is from Pochonia chlamydosporia 170 chromosome 4, whole genome shotgun sequence.
agatggaagaaCTTACAGTGACGAATGTCAATGGCAGGAAGAGCATGCTTATCATGGTCAGGATTCGGATATTGTCGCCCTGGTCGATGGCCCGTCTGCTCTCCTTGATGGAACTACCGCTGAATAGCTGGTCTCTCAGGTTTTCAATCTCCTTTCTTGTGCGTTCGTTCCGCTTTAATACCTCGCCTAGCTCTGTGACGACTTTTTCAAGTTCACGCCGCAGGAGGGCCATCTTCTCGGCGTATGCTTGACCCTCGGGGGAGGAGGGCGCGGAGTGCGGCCACAGGAGGGGGTGGGTGCCGGACCAGAAGTCGTCGGTGAAGGTGTCGAAGTAGGCTGCTACCATTGCTTTGATGCCGGTGTTTATGACGGCGAGGGTGTTGTAGGCCCAGAAGTAGCGACGGATGTAGGTGAAGTGTTTGTCTTCGAAGAGGAGTTTGTCGCGGAGACGGCGGTCAAACATGAATTCTGTCTGTGGAAAGTTAGTACGTATTATGGTTAGGAATTTGGTGGACGTACGGGAGGAGTAATAAGTTTGGTGATTTTGTCGTGGAGGATCTGGTTACGGCGCCCTGCGTCGCGATACTCTGATATGAGGAGGTCTAAGAAGGCGTAGGGACCGTTGTAGAAACTCTTTTGTTGGAAGTCTTCTCCACGGACGGTGTGTTGATCGTCGGGGAAGCTTTGGATACTTAGTAGGTGCCAGGGGCCAAAGGTGTCGAAGAGGAATCCCTCTCTGGTACGTTCACGGCGAGGTCTCATGCGGAGCGGTTTGGTGGGCTCGCCGCCGAGAGAGAGGGCGAGGACGGAGCTACATTCCGCGATGTCAATGTGGTCGCCTAGGCGTTTGTCAGAAGGGCGTTTGTCGAATCTCTGCCAGGGCGCTGGCTCGAGGCCATCCGCTACGGAGGTGTAGTatttgaagacgaagaagaatgAGCGTTGGCGGACGTTTGCGGTGGATGATAGAGGAGGTGGGATGTTGGGTTTTGCGTCCCGCGTTGGTAGTATGAATGGGGATGGGGGATATGGCGAGATGGAGGAAGTCTTTTCAAAGGCTCGGTGCATGATGGCGTTGGTGCGGCCGCGGTTGGGTGTTTCGGATAGCAGGTGGTTTAGGAGTTCGGGCATGTCGAAGTGTGGTGCCATTGTGAGGTGGAGGGCAGCGAGGATGAGTGGTGTTGGTTCCTGGACGATGCTATCACGTTGTTAATTTCAGATCAAGATAGCCAGGAAGTAGAGACATACGTGATTCTACCAACGGCTTCGCCGTCCGAGTTCACATCCCGAATCGCTTCCCATACAGTCGGTGCATCTACAATCCCATCGGGACTTTCGTATGGGGATCCATCCCCATTGTACTTCACATAGCTCGGAACATCGATATCAATGctcgtcttcttggctgACGCATCTGCCGCAACTTCATATACTTCAAACGTGGTGCTCACGTAGCTCTCCCTCTCAAAAGAAGCAAAGTCACGAAACGGCACAGCGAGATCCATATCCGGCCTCCGACGAACCACCTCATCCAGCACCGTGGCCATGGGCCCATCGAACTCCGTCTCACGAAGATGGCGCATGAGTAAATCATCCGTGACATGCATCGGGTGGAGAGTTTTCTGCACTCTTGACGTGGCATCTACTACGATACTCACAGGTTCCTCTGCCGGGCGTGAACCAGCAGACGAAGGATCCAGGAGTGGGATAAACGACAACTCCTCCTCGTCAGGGATAAAGTCGGAGTCGTGGGATATAGTCGAGCGCGCAATGGGCTTCGGAGACGGCCAGAAGGCTCCCGTGGCAGCTTCTAATGTAGATGTTCGCGTGCGATGGATGTGAGGATTGTGGACTTGAGACTCGGGACTGACAAAGGTGGGATGAGAGAGCGCGCGAAGAGGAGGAGTCATGGCCTCGGGCACAGTGGTGCGACTGTCTGCCCTGTCGCGTCTGCGCTGCGGATGAATAGGGGCATTTTGAATACTGC
It contains:
- a CDS encoding GTPase-activator protein for ras-like GTPase containing protein (similar to Colletotrichum gloeosporioides Nara gc5 XP_007275757.1), whose amino-acid sequence is MASPLHIDELIRAAEHHHEQYIQTLRSIQNAPIHPQRRRDRADSRTTVPEAMTPPLRALSHPTFVSPESQVHNPHIHRTRTSTLEAATGAFWPSPKPIARSTISHDSDFIPDEEELSFIPLLDPSSAGSRPAEEPVSIVVDATSRVQKTLHPMHVTDDLLMRHLRETEFDGPMATVLDEVVRRRPDMDLAVPFRDFASFERESYVSTTFEVYEVAADASAKKTSIDIDVPSYVKYNGDGSPYESPDGIVDAPTVWEAIRDVNSDGEAVGRITIVQEPTPLILAALHLTMAPHFDMPELLNHLLSETPNRGRTNAIMHRAFEKTSSISPYPPSPFILPTRDAKPNIPPPLSSTANVRQRSFFFVFKYYTSVADGLEPAPWQRFDKRPSDKRLGDHIDIAECSSVLALSLGGEPTKPLRMRPRRERTREGFLFDTFGPWHLLSIQSFPDDQHTVRGEDFQQKSFYNGPYAFLDLLISEYRDAGRRNQILHDKITKLITPPTEFMFDRRLRDKLLFEDKHFTYIRRYFWAYNTLAVINTGIKAMVAAYFDTFTDDFWSGTHPLLWPHSAPSSPEGQAYAEKMALLRRELEKVVTELGEVLKRNERTRKEIENLRDQLFSGSSIKESRRAIDQGDNIRILTMISMLFLPLTFVTSVFGITEFTIPATDWRFAVTMVLVCVPFMALIFLLQTRIFTLVVSKLYRFMLWLATAPYRMCTSVEQDVENRTNAYSAKGRKRRLMMAVAKGRAEADNRWKWPWEKKVLVDADLGKV